Sequence from the Chitinophagales bacterium genome:
AATCCAAAAAAAGGTGGTAAAGATTCTGACTGGAAAACTGTTGATTCAGAAATTGTTACTAAGTTAAATGAATTGAAAGCCTCTAATAGTAAAGTAGCTTTGGTTACTTCTTCTATCATGAGTCCTTCTACCAATGCTTTGATATTTGAATTTATATCTAAATATCCAAATATTGTTCATGTAACGCACGATGCGGTATCTATGTCAGGATTATTGACAGCAACTGAACAGTCTTTTGGGGTGAGAACATTGCCTCAGTATCGCTTCGATAATGCAGATGTCATCTTATCTATAGGTGCGGATTTTGCTGCTACATGGTTAAATCCAGTTGGGTTTTCAAAGCAATATATTAAGCGTAGAAAGGTATCGAAAGAAAATACGAATATGAGTACTCATATTCAGGTAGAATCAGTACCTTGTCCTACAAGTGCTACAGCAGATCATAAATTTTTAGTATCTGCATCTGATGAGGCTAGATTTGCTGCAGAATTATATAATACTTTGACAACAGGAGCTGCTTCAAAAGTAGAAGGTGTAGCGAAAGTAGCTGAAGCCTTGACCAAGGCTAAGAATGAGGGCAAATCAATTTTAGTAGTCAATGGTATCAATGATACGAATGTTCAAAAATTGACCTTTGCCTTAAATAGTTTCTTAGGAGGAATAGGTAAAACAGTATTTGTAGGACCTAAGGTAAATTATAAAAAAGGTGTTCAGGCAGATACAGATGCTTTTGTAGCTGAATTAAAAAGTGGCGTTATCAAAGGAGCATTATTCTTAGATTCTAATCCAGTTTATTCAATGGCTGGAGGAAGCGATTTAGCAAAGAAAATTGAAGGACTTGCTTTAAGTGTATCTTTCTCAGATAAAATAGATGAGACCTCTTCAGTTTGTCAATATATCTGTCCTAATAATCATTATCTTGAAAGTTGGAATGATTACGAACCTGAACAAGGAGTTTATGCTATAGCACAGCCAGTTATTTCTCCATTATTTAATACTCGCCAGTTTCAGCAGACCTTGATGAATTGGCTAGGCAATACTGGAAGCTATTATGATTTTATTCGAAACACGGCTTCGACATATAATTCAGGATCTGGCTATCATAATTTTGATGCATTTTGGTCTTATACCCTTCAAAAAGGTGAGTTTGCAAGCTCAAGTTTTGGTTCTGCTTCGTCTTCTTCTTTTAACGGTGGCGATTTAAGTGGAGCAATTGCACAAATCAATGCGAATTATGCCAAGAGTGATAAATTTGAAGTAAGATTTTATGAAACGGTGCACGGAGACGGCTCTGCTGCAGACAATCCTTTCATTCAAGAACTACCTGATCCAGTTTCTCGTATGACTTGGAGCAATTATTTCTTAGGCAATCCAGATGATGTAAAAGCCTTAGGGGCTGATGCTATTTTGAATGAGAAAAAATATACGATTCTCAAAGCAAATATCAATGGCAAAGAGGTTTCTCTTCCTGTAGTACCTATGGCTGGTGTAGCTAAAGGTACATTAGGTATGAAATATGGTTGGGGAAGAACGAGCACTTCTAGTGCAGAATATCAATATGGATATAATGCATTCAACGCACTTCCAAATTCAGGAAGCAATGTTGTAGCAAAAGTTGATGTTTCTAGCACTGGCAATAGTGAAGAAATGGCTTCCGTTCAGTCTTATTTTACTCTAAACCATATGGGATTGGGTGGAGAGAAGACACGAGATCTAATAAAAGAAACGACTCTTGCTGAATATAAGTCAAATCCTGAAGCAGGCAACTTGATAGGAGGTCAGAGTAGAAAAGAATGGATTGAGCATCATTTGGTGACCTTATATCCAAAACATGAATATCCAGGACATCAGTGGGGTATGGCTATTGACCTTAACTCTTGTGTGGGTTGTGGTGCATGTGTCATAGCTTGTAATGTAGAGAATAATGTGCCTGTTGTGGGTAGAAAAGAGGTTTTCCGTTCTCATGACATGCATTGGATGAGAATTGATAAATATCATACGGGCGATGTTAATAATCCAGATGTAACCTTCCAGCCTATGCTTTGCCAGCATTGTGACAATGCTCCATGTGAGAATGTTTGTCCTGTAAGTGCTACCAATCATAGTACAGATGGCATCAACCAAATGGCTTACAACAGATGTATTGGTACGAGATATTGCGCCAACAACTGTCCATATAAAGTGAGAAGATTTAATTGGTTTGACTATACTGGTTCTGATTCATTTGGTGCTATCAACGATAATGATCCTTTGAATAGAACCGATGCGATAGCTCGTATGGTGCTGAATCCTGACGTTACTACTCGCTCTAGAGGGGTAATTGAAAAATGTAGCTTCTGTATTCAAAGAATACAAGTAAGCAAATTAGACGCTAAGAAGGAGAATAGAGAAGTAAGAGATGGCGAGATAGTGACCGCATGTCAGTCAGCTTGTTCTACAGGTGCGATTGTGTTTGGAGATGTTAATAATCCTGAGTCATTGGTTTCTAAATTGACGAATGATGAAAGAACCTTCGGTGTCGTAGAGGAGATATATACTAAACCTTCCGTCAACTATATGACTAAGGTTAGAAATAGAGATAAATCGAATAAAGCATAATTAAATCACAATTAAAATTTAAAAGGTATTTGGTGCCATTATCGCTAACTGCTGAATAAACTAAAATATATGTCACAAGTAGATTCATTATTGAGAGAACCATTGATAAATGGTGTAGACAAGACCTACGGAAAAATTACAGAAGACATCGTGCGCAATACAGAAGGAAATCCTCCAAAAGATTGGTGGATAGCCTTTGGCTTTGCCGTTGCTGGCTTATTGCTTTATGTTACAGCAGTGAGTTGGACTATATTCAAAGGTATAGGTGTATGGGGTCTTCAAAAAACTGTAAACTGGGCTTGGGATATCACCAACTTCGTATGGTGGGTCGGTATCGGTCACGCAGGGACCTTGATTTCGGCGGTACTTCTTCTATTCAAACAAAAATGGAGAACAGGTATTAACCGCGCGGCTGAGGCTATGACCATCTTTGCGGTTATTTGTGCAGGTCAGTTTCCATTAATTCACATGGGTCGTATTTGGCAAGGATTTTTCATATTCCCTTATGCAAACACCAGAGGTCCACTTTGGGTAAATTTTAATTCTCCACTTCTTTGGGACGTATTTGCGATATCTACTTATTTCACGGTTTCTTGTCTTTTCTGGTATTCTGGGCTAATGCCAGATTTTGCTACTATTCGTGATAAGGCTAAGAGTGAGAAAAGAAAGAAAATATACAATATCTTGAGTTTTGGTTGGAGAGGTACTGCTATACAATGGTCACGCTTTGAGAGTCTTTCTCTTGTGTTGGCAGGACTTTCGACACCGCTTGTACTTTCAGTGCACTCTGTAGTATCCTTTGACTTCGCTACATCTGTTATTCCAGGGTGGCATACTACCATTTTCCCTCCTTACTTCGTTGCAGGGGCTATCTTCTCTGGATTTGCTATGGTACAGACTTTGATGTTGATTACCAGAAAAGTACAAAAATTGGAAGATTACATTACGATAGCTCATATTGAATCTATGAATAAAGTAATCGTTCTTACGGGTTCTATTGTTGGTATAGCCTATATCACAGAGCTTTTCATAGCATGGTATTCAGGTTATTTGTATGAGCAATATGCTTTCTATAACAGAGCATTTGGAGATTATTGGTGGGCTTATTGGTCTATGATGACTTGCAACGTATTATCACCACAGTTATTCTGGTTTAAGAAGTTTCGTCGAAGCATTTTTGTAAGTTTTATCATGTCTATCTTTGTGAATGTAGGTATGTGGTTTGAGCGCTTCGTGATTATCGTAACTTCTTTGCATAAAGATTTCTTAGTGTCAAGCTGGAATTATTTCACTCCTACATGGGTAGATATTTCAATTTTTATCGGTAGCTTGGGATTATTCTTCACTTGCTTCCTGTTATTCTCACGTACGTTTCCTGTAATAGCTATAGCAGAGGTAAAAGCTATTTTCTCTTCGATATCTGAAGCAGCGCAGGCTAAGGCGAGAAAAGAAGGTTCACATTAATTTAGTATAAATACAAATAGAATAATAATATGGGTCACGGAAAAATAGAGCACAAAGAATATGTTTATGGAATTTATTCCCATGAAACAAATTTTTTAGATGCTATCAAGAGTGTTCAAGCGGATGGATTAACTGTAGATGATGCTTATTCTCCATTCCCTGTGCATGGTATCGATGATTTATTAGGTGTTAAAGAAACCAGTTTGCACAAAGCTGGCTTTACGCTAGGATTGACAGGAACGGTAACTGCCCTAAGTGTAATGACCTATGTCAACACAATGGGTTATCCTACTATTTTTGGAGGTAAGCCATTTTGGTCACTGCCAGCTTTTATTCCGGTTATATTTGAAACTACAGTCCTTATGGCCGCAGTAGGCATGTTTTTCGTATATATCAAACGTAATGAGCTTTTTCCAGGAAAAATTCCAATGATCATAGATGAAAGAACAACGGATGATAAATTTGCCTTAGCATTTGGAATAGATGGAAAGTCTGATAGTGAAATAGCAAACATAAAGTCTGCATTGCAGAAGAGTGGGGCGGAAGAGATTAACACAAAATCATTTGAATAATTAATAATACAAAGTAAAGATGGATAGCCAAACTAAAAAGTTTTATCTAAAAATAGGTGTTGCACTTCTTTTCGTAGCTTTTCTACTATATAAGAGTCCTAAATCACCAGGGAGTATTTATGCGCCTGATATGGCTTTCTCCAAAGCATATGAAACATATTCAGATGATAATCCTCGAGGTACAATGTTGCCAGTAGCGAATACTGTTTCAAGAAACGCACTTCCTAGTGATGAACTTTATCAAAAGGAGAAGTCGGTCATTTATTCTTACAACTATACACGTTTTTATCAGAATACAGATGCTGATAAAGCGAGAGCAGGTGCGGAATTGAATAATCCATACGAACCTACGGAAGCTGTTTTAGCTAGAGCAAAGGTTGTATATGATAAGCAATGTGCTATCTGTCATGGTGAAAAAGGTCTAGGTGATGGTAAGTTAATTGTAAGAGAAGATGGTAGCGACGGTGCATACAAATCAGTACCTCCTAAATATTCTGATAGACTAGTAGGTATGAAGGATGGCGAAATTTTTCATTCTATCACATATGGTAAGAATCTAATGGGTGCTCACGCTGCTCATGTAAAGGCTGATGATAGATGGAAGCTTGTATGTTATATAAAAGAATTAGGAGGGTTAAATAAAGCGTCTGATCCTGCGGCTGCAGCACCAGCTGATTCTACTAAAAAATAATTTGAGTAAAGATAAAAGATAAATAGAAAAAAAATGGGACACGAAAAAGTACATTTCGATTTGAATAAAGAACATTATAAGTTCGAAGGTAGCATTAAAACTATGACTATAGTCTTTATGGTTCTTGGTGTATTGGGTGCTATTTGGGCTTTTTTTGATAATGGTGGATGGAATCACCATGCTAGATTTTGGTCTAATTTTCTCTTGAATTCTTATTACTTTAACGCTATGGCCTTGACTGCAATTTTCTTTATAGCAGCTCATACCATTGGCTATGGTGGCTGGATTGCATCTGTTAAAAGAATATTTGAAAGTTTTAGTAGTTACATTTTGGTTGGGTTGATTTGTTTCCTTATCATTATAGCAGGAATTTGGCTTGACTGGCATAGTTTATACCACCATTGGACACACCCAGCTCCTGGTGATACTATTGTAGGTGATAAAATAGCTTTTCTAAATAAGGGAACGTTTACTGGACTTACCTTATTGTTTTTTGCAGGTTGGATTATCTTTTCTCAGTGGTTTAAGAAGCATTCCTTGGCTTCAGATCATTATACTGATGAGGTAGCTTACAATCAAAAGTCTAAGTATATAGCTGCTGGCTATATTGTTTTCTTTGGTGTAGGTACTTCTGTATTCAGCTGGTTAGCGGTGATGTCGCTAGATCCTCATTGGTATTCTACCTTATTTGGATGGTATAATTTTGCTAGTTATATGTGTGGGTTTCTATGCATGACTATCTTAATTATCTTAATACTAAAAGCTAAAGGTAATCTAGCTTTTGTTAATGAAAGCCATATGCACAATATTGTATTGTTCCTTTTCGGCTTTAGTGTATTTTGGACTTATCTATGGTTTTCACAGTTTATGCTTCAGTGGTATGGTAATATACCAGAGGATACCATGTGGTTTGTCAAGAGATTTGACGTTCCTATGTTCAAGGCATTTTTCTGGATTGCTTTTATAATAAACTTTATTTTCCCCTTCCTTTTCTTAATGAAAAGAAGAGCAAAAAGAAATCCATGGATTTATGGTATAGCTGCAGTTATATTGTTGTTTGGACATTATTTAGATTTCTATTCTATGGTTATGTTCGAACCAAATAGAGAATCAGAGCACCATGCTTCAGCTCCTGAAACTCATGCAGCAAAATTTGAAAATTCTGTAAAATTGTTGGCAGATAATCATACGAAGGATACAGCTCATGCCGCAGAGCATGCGGTTGTAGCTTCTAACGAAAATCATGCTACCAATACACATACTGATGTAGCTGCTAGCTCACATACTATGGATCAAGATCATTCACATGACGCACATGCTAAGCCTGCTCATCATGCAACTTTAGGTTTGATAGAAATAATGATGTTTCTAGGATTTATTGGTTTATTCTTATATGTTATTCTTTCTACATTGAGTAAGAATCGATTAGTGCCATTGAAATCCCCTTATTTAGAAGAGAGTTTAAACTACCATACTTAAGAAATTAATTTACTTTAAAGAAAAATTAAATAGAGATGTTAAACATTTTATTGACCTTAGGAGTTATAGTCTTGTTTTATTCGATAGCTGTTATGCTGGCGAATATTGTAGAACGCATTAGAACTCTAAGAGGAGAAGAATTAGATTACTCAAGAAATAGTCAAAGACATGGAAAATTATTCATGATTTATGGGATATTTTTCTTGATTATGTGTGCATTTAGTTTGAAGTACATGGAGTTTGCAAGTCTTCCAAAGGCTGCTTCAAATTGGGGTGTAGAGGTTGATACTTTATTCGTAGTCACTTGTT
This genomic interval carries:
- a CDS encoding 4Fe-4S dicluster domain-containing protein encodes the protein MNSNINNEFGEELPVLQGILEPITDKETNRRDFLKTLGFTVSAASIAASCSIPEKRSIPYVKRPEEIVPGMATYYASVFAQGGHYNSILVKNRDGRPIKIEGNPDSVLSGGGTTALAQASVISLYDSNRHQNPKKGGKDSDWKTVDSEIVTKLNELKASNSKVALVTSSIMSPSTNALIFEFISKYPNIVHVTHDAVSMSGLLTATEQSFGVRTLPQYRFDNADVILSIGADFAATWLNPVGFSKQYIKRRKVSKENTNMSTHIQVESVPCPTSATADHKFLVSASDEARFAAELYNTLTTGAASKVEGVAKVAEALTKAKNEGKSILVVNGINDTNVQKLTFALNSFLGGIGKTVFVGPKVNYKKGVQADTDAFVAELKSGVIKGALFLDSNPVYSMAGGSDLAKKIEGLALSVSFSDKIDETSSVCQYICPNNHYLESWNDYEPEQGVYAIAQPVISPLFNTRQFQQTLMNWLGNTGSYYDFIRNTASTYNSGSGYHNFDAFWSYTLQKGEFASSSFGSASSSSFNGGDLSGAIAQINANYAKSDKFEVRFYETVHGDGSAADNPFIQELPDPVSRMTWSNYFLGNPDDVKALGADAILNEKKYTILKANINGKEVSLPVVPMAGVAKGTLGMKYGWGRTSTSSAEYQYGYNAFNALPNSGSNVVAKVDVSSTGNSEEMASVQSYFTLNHMGLGGEKTRDLIKETTLAEYKSNPEAGNLIGGQSRKEWIEHHLVTLYPKHEYPGHQWGMAIDLNSCVGCGACVIACNVENNVPVVGRKEVFRSHDMHWMRIDKYHTGDVNNPDVTFQPMLCQHCDNAPCENVCPVSATNHSTDGINQMAYNRCIGTRYCANNCPYKVRRFNWFDYTGSDSFGAINDNDPLNRTDAIARMVLNPDVTTRSRGVIEKCSFCIQRIQVSKLDAKKENREVRDGEIVTACQSACSTGAIVFGDVNNPESLVSKLTNDERTFGVVEEIYTKPSVNYMTKVRNRDKSNKA
- the nrfD gene encoding polysulfide reductase NrfD; the encoded protein is MSQVDSLLREPLINGVDKTYGKITEDIVRNTEGNPPKDWWIAFGFAVAGLLLYVTAVSWTIFKGIGVWGLQKTVNWAWDITNFVWWVGIGHAGTLISAVLLLFKQKWRTGINRAAEAMTIFAVICAGQFPLIHMGRIWQGFFIFPYANTRGPLWVNFNSPLLWDVFAISTYFTVSCLFWYSGLMPDFATIRDKAKSEKRKKIYNILSFGWRGTAIQWSRFESLSLVLAGLSTPLVLSVHSVVSFDFATSVIPGWHTTIFPPYFVAGAIFSGFAMVQTLMLITRKVQKLEDYITIAHIESMNKVIVLTGSIVGIAYITELFIAWYSGYLYEQYAFYNRAFGDYWWAYWSMMTCNVLSPQLFWFKKFRRSIFVSFIMSIFVNVGMWFERFVIIVTSLHKDFLVSSWNYFTPTWVDISIFIGSLGLFFTCFLLFSRTFPVIAIAEVKAIFSSISEAAQAKARKEGSH
- a CDS encoding DUF3341 domain-containing protein, whose protein sequence is MGHGKIEHKEYVYGIYSHETNFLDAIKSVQADGLTVDDAYSPFPVHGIDDLLGVKETSLHKAGFTLGLTGTVTALSVMTYVNTMGYPTIFGGKPFWSLPAFIPVIFETTVLMAAVGMFFVYIKRNELFPGKIPMIIDERTTDDKFALAFGIDGKSDSEIANIKSALQKSGAEEINTKSFE
- a CDS encoding cytochrome c; translated protein: MDSQTKKFYLKIGVALLFVAFLLYKSPKSPGSIYAPDMAFSKAYETYSDDNPRGTMLPVANTVSRNALPSDELYQKEKSVIYSYNYTRFYQNTDADKARAGAELNNPYEPTEAVLARAKVVYDKQCAICHGEKGLGDGKLIVREDGSDGAYKSVPPKYSDRLVGMKDGEIFHSITYGKNLMGAHAAHVKADDRWKLVCYIKELGGLNKASDPAAAAPADSTKK